One Streptococcus sp. S1 DNA window includes the following coding sequences:
- the mraY gene encoding phospho-N-acetylmuramoyl-pentapeptide-transferase produces MYIATILVSFLLTVAAIPAFIRFYHRAHISGQQMHEDVKQHKAKAGTPTMGGVVFLITAVLVSFVVTVLTGNFTRPVQLTLFILILYGIVGFLDDFLKVFRKINEGLNPKQKLALQLVGGIIFYIFSERHGAGSLLNVFGYDLYLGHFYILFALFWLVGFSNAVNLTDGIDGLASISVAISLSAYSFIAYMQGKWDILFVTLSMIGALLGFFVFNHKPAKIFMGDVGSLALGGMLAALSMALHVEWTLLLIGLVYVIETGSVMLQVTYFKWTKKRYGEGRRIFRMTPFHHHLELGGLSGNGQNWSEWKVDAFMWSIALLTSVITLVLLYL; encoded by the coding sequence ATGTATATTGCTACGATCCTTGTATCGTTTCTATTAACAGTGGCTGCTATTCCAGCCTTTATTCGATTTTACCATCGTGCTCATATTTCTGGGCAACAAATGCATGAAGATGTGAAACAACACAAAGCGAAAGCAGGCACTCCGACAATGGGTGGAGTGGTGTTTCTCATTACAGCAGTTCTAGTCAGTTTTGTCGTTACCGTATTGACTGGAAATTTCACGCGCCCTGTTCAACTTACTCTATTTATCTTGATTCTATATGGAATTGTTGGATTTTTGGATGACTTTTTAAAAGTTTTTCGTAAGATTAATGAAGGGCTCAATCCAAAGCAAAAACTAGCTCTTCAACTCGTTGGTGGAATCATCTTCTATATTTTTTCTGAACGCCACGGTGCAGGAAGCCTTTTGAATGTCTTTGGTTACGATCTTTACTTGGGCCATTTCTACATTCTCTTTGCTTTGTTTTGGTTGGTTGGTTTTTCAAATGCCGTCAATTTGACAGATGGGATTGATGGATTAGCCAGCATTTCCGTTGCCATTAGCTTGAGTGCCTATTCCTTTATTGCCTATATGCAAGGAAAATGGGATATTCTCTTTGTCACCTTAAGTATGATTGGGGCCTTGCTTGGATTCTTTGTCTTCAACCACAAGCCAGCTAAAATCTTTATGGGAGATGTCGGTAGCCTTGCTCTTGGAGGGATGCTTGCAGCCTTGTCAATGGCTCTGCATGTAGAGTGGACCCTGCTCCTGATTGGTCTTGTCTATGTCATTGAAACAGGTTCAGTGATGCTACAAGTGACCTATTTCAAATGGACCAAGAAACGCTACGGGGAAGGGCGACGGATTTTCAGAATGACTCCTTTCCACCATCATTTAGAACTGGGTGGACTTTCTGGAAATGGCCAAAACTGGTCAGAATGGAAAGTGGATGCCTTTATGTGGTCCATTGCCTTGCTAACAAGTGTCATCACTCTTGTTCTTCTCTACTTATAA
- a CDS encoding amino acid ABC transporter ATP-binding protein: MIYISELSKTFSGQKVLNNLSLEIQKGEVVALIGSSGAGKSTFLRSLNYLEAPDSGRIKIDDFEVDFEHITQDQILTLRRKLAMVFQQFNLFGRKTALENVKEGLIVVKGLSDQEATKIAREELAKVGLSDRENHYPRHLSGGQKQRVALARALAMKPEVLLLDEPTSALDPELVGEVEKSIANAAKSGQTMVLVSHDMSFVAQVADKVLFLDKGRIIESGTPEEIMQHPKEERTKEFFASYKRTYV; the protein is encoded by the coding sequence ATGATTTATATTTCAGAATTATCAAAGACATTTTCAGGTCAAAAGGTTTTAAATAATCTAAGTTTGGAAATTCAAAAAGGGGAAGTCGTGGCCCTAATCGGGTCTTCGGGAGCTGGTAAATCAACCTTCTTACGCAGTTTAAACTATTTGGAAGCACCAGATAGCGGTAGAATTAAGATTGATGATTTCGAGGTTGATTTTGAGCACATTACCCAAGATCAAATCTTAACCTTAAGAAGAAAATTGGCCATGGTGTTCCAGCAGTTTAATTTGTTTGGTAGAAAAACAGCTCTTGAAAATGTGAAAGAAGGGCTCATTGTTGTGAAGGGCCTATCCGATCAAGAAGCAACGAAAATTGCTCGAGAAGAACTGGCAAAAGTCGGTTTATCGGATCGTGAAAATCACTATCCTCGTCACCTCTCAGGTGGACAAAAACAACGGGTGGCTTTGGCCCGTGCCTTGGCCATGAAACCAGAGGTTCTTTTGCTGGATGAACCGACTTCAGCCTTGGATCCAGAATTGGTTGGAGAAGTTGAAAAATCCATTGCCAATGCAGCAAAATCAGGACAAACCATGGTACTGGTCAGCCATGATATGTCTTTTGTAGCGCAAGTAGCAGATAAGGTCTTATTTTTGGATAAAGGACGGATTATTGAATCTGGAACACCAGAGGAAATCATGCAACATCCAAAAGAAGAACGGACAAAAGAATTCTTTGCTAGTTACAAACGGACCTATGTTTGA
- a CDS encoding DUF4059 family protein, whose amino-acid sequence MLNKLLSLYLQSLVTTTILVGIASCIWIGYRALKKKDRTAKQRQAHLYDILLIDIMTIPILTFAVIGILFIFQAR is encoded by the coding sequence ATGTTAAATAAATTATTGTCCTTATATTTACAAAGTTTAGTGACGACAACGATTTTAGTTGGGATCGCTTCTTGTATTTGGATTGGCTACCGTGCCCTTAAGAAGAAAGATAGAACAGCCAAGCAACGACAAGCCCATTTGTATGATATCCTCTTAATTGATATCATGACGATTCCCATTTTAACCTTTGCGGTCATAGGGATTTTGTTTATCTTTCAAGCACGATAA
- a CDS encoding DEAD/DEAH box helicase, producing the protein MKFTEFNFKPYIQEALKEINFREATEVQEKLIPIVLAGNDLVGESKTGSGKTHTFLLPIFQTLNEDNDQVEAVITAPSRELATQIYQAARQIASHSDKEIRIVNYVGGTDKNRQIEKLQVKQPHIVIGTPGRIYDLVASGDLAIHKAHTFVVDEADMTLDMGFLSTVDKIASRLPQQLQFLVFSATIPQKLQPFLKKYLSNPVMEQIKTKTVISDTIDNWLVSTKGRDKNEQIYQLTKTLQPYLAMIFVNTKTRADDLHAYLVAQGLKVAKIHGDIPPRERKRIMNQVKNLDFEYIVATDLAARGIDIEGVSHVINDAIPQDLSFFVHRVGRTGRNGLPGVAITLYQPSDDSDIRELEKMGIRFVPKVLKNGVIEDTYDRDRRANREKKQEKLDIEMIGLVKKKKKKIKPGYKKKIKWAIDEKRRKAKRAENRARGRAERKAKRQTF; encoded by the coding sequence ATGAAATTTACAGAGTTTAATTTTAAGCCTTATATTCAAGAGGCACTGAAAGAAATCAATTTTAGAGAAGCAACCGAAGTACAGGAAAAACTAATTCCGATTGTCCTAGCTGGAAATGATTTGGTAGGAGAGTCAAAGACAGGTTCTGGGAAAACCCATACGTTCCTCTTGCCGATTTTTCAAACCTTAAATGAAGACAACGATCAGGTTGAAGCGGTGATTACGGCTCCTAGTCGGGAGTTAGCAACGCAAATTTACCAAGCTGCTCGTCAAATCGCTAGTCATTCTGACAAAGAGATTCGGATTGTAAATTATGTTGGAGGAACGGATAAAAACCGTCAGATTGAAAAACTGCAGGTCAAACAACCTCATATCGTGATTGGAACTCCAGGCCGGATCTATGATCTGGTTGCATCTGGTGATCTGGCTATTCATAAGGCTCATACTTTTGTGGTAGATGAGGCAGATATGACACTGGACATGGGATTCTTGTCTACCGTGGATAAGATTGCTTCAAGGCTTCCGCAACAACTGCAATTTTTAGTTTTTTCAGCCACCATTCCGCAAAAATTACAGCCTTTTTTGAAAAAATATCTCTCAAATCCAGTCATGGAACAAATTAAGACCAAGACGGTGATTTCAGATACCATCGATAACTGGCTGGTTTCCACCAAGGGTCGAGATAAAAATGAGCAAATTTACCAATTGACTAAAACCTTGCAACCTTATTTAGCCATGATTTTCGTCAATACAAAAACGAGAGCAGATGATCTTCATGCCTATTTAGTGGCTCAAGGATTGAAAGTGGCGAAGATTCACGGAGATATCCCACCACGTGAACGGAAACGGATCATGAATCAGGTTAAAAATCTTGATTTTGAGTATATTGTGGCCACAGATTTGGCAGCTCGTGGAATTGATATCGAAGGGGTGAGTCATGTTATCAACGATGCTATTCCACAAGATCTTTCCTTCTTTGTTCATCGTGTTGGCCGGACAGGACGCAATGGTCTACCAGGTGTCGCTATTACTCTTTATCAACCGAGTGATGATTCAGATATCCGTGAACTAGAAAAAATGGGAATTCGTTTCGTACCGAAAGTGTTGAAAAATGGGGTTATTGAAGATACTTATGATCGGGATAGACGGGCCAATCGTGAGAAAAAGCAAGAGAAACTTGACATCGAGATGATTGGTCTGGTGAAGAAGAAAAAGAAAAAAATAAAACCAGGCTACAAGAAAAAAATCAAATGGGCAATTGATGAAAAGCGGAGAAAAGCTAAGCGAGCTGAAAATCGTGCGCGTGGCCGGGCGGAACGAAAGGCCAAACGCCAAACTTTCTAA
- the trxB gene encoding thioredoxin-disulfide reductase, whose product MFDTVIIGAGPAGMTAALYAARSNLKVALIERGIPGGQMNNTSDIENYPGYANISGPDLAEKMFEPLENLGVEHLFGQVERIEDLGATKKIVTDDGEFEAKTVVIATGSNHRSLNVPGEEELNSRGVSYCAVCDGAFFRDEDLLVVGGGDSAVEEAVFLTQFAKTVTIAHRRDQLRAQKVLQDRAFANDKIHFAWNTVVEEIKGEQKVTSVLLKDVKTGEVREQAFGGVFIYVGLDPVSDFATELGILDENGWVITDDHMRTTVPGIFAVGDVRQKDLRQVTTAVGDGAIAGQEVYKYITENF is encoded by the coding sequence ATGTTTGATACAGTGATTATTGGAGCAGGTCCTGCAGGGATGACTGCTGCCCTTTATGCAGCACGAAGCAATTTAAAAGTCGCATTAATTGAGAGAGGAATTCCAGGCGGTCAAATGAACAATACGTCTGACATTGAAAACTATCCTGGCTATGCGAATATTAGTGGTCCAGACTTGGCTGAAAAAATGTTTGAGCCTTTAGAAAATCTTGGTGTGGAACATTTGTTTGGTCAGGTAGAGCGCATCGAAGACCTCGGAGCAACCAAAAAGATTGTTACAGATGATGGGGAATTTGAAGCTAAAACCGTGGTGATTGCAACAGGGTCTAACCACCGTTCATTGAATGTCCCTGGTGAAGAAGAGCTGAATAGTAGAGGGGTTTCCTACTGTGCTGTTTGTGATGGAGCTTTCTTTAGAGACGAGGATCTCTTAGTTGTTGGTGGTGGCGATTCTGCGGTAGAAGAAGCTGTCTTTTTGACTCAGTTTGCAAAAACAGTAACCATTGCCCATCGTCGTGATCAATTGCGTGCCCAAAAAGTTCTTCAAGATCGTGCCTTTGCCAATGATAAAATTCACTTTGCTTGGAATACGGTTGTTGAAGAAATTAAGGGTGAACAAAAAGTAACGTCTGTCCTTTTAAAAGATGTGAAGACAGGAGAGGTTAGAGAGCAAGCCTTCGGTGGTGTCTTTATCTATGTCGGTTTAGATCCTGTCAGTGATTTTGCGACAGAACTTGGTATTTTAGATGAAAATGGCTGGGTGATCACGGATGATCATATGAGAACCACAGTCCCAGGTATTTTTGCAGTTGGCGATGTTCGTCAAAAAGATTTGCGTCAAGTGACGACAGCCGTCGGAGACGGTGCGATTGCTGGTCAAGAAGTTTATAAATATATCACAGAAAACTTTTAA
- a CDS encoding amino acid ABC transporter permease yields MFTTDVLTANWYADFLKHVPDSKLFSLRAVLDAFPAVIGKLPVTILLALGGAFFGIIFAMIFALVKINRVRILYPIQAVFVSFLRGTPLLVQLMLTYYGIPLILKAINQSYGTAFNINAIPAELFAIVALAFNEAAYASETIRAAILSVDPGEIEAARSLGMTNRQVYRRIIIPNAAVVATPTLINSLIGLTKGTSLAFSASVVEIFAQARIIGGSDLKYFERFITVSIVYWIVNILIEILGRHIERRLDIETPVAIDLPDQEVRI; encoded by the coding sequence ATGTTTACAACTGATGTTTTAACGGCCAACTGGTATGCTGACTTTTTAAAACACGTTCCAGATAGCAAGCTGTTTAGTTTGAGAGCCGTATTGGATGCATTCCCGGCAGTCATTGGGAAATTGCCTGTGACGATTTTATTAGCCCTAGGAGGTGCATTTTTTGGGATTATTTTTGCCATGATTTTTGCTTTGGTCAAAATTAATCGTGTACGAATTCTTTACCCGATTCAAGCTGTTTTTGTCAGTTTTTTACGGGGGACTCCTTTGTTGGTTCAGTTGATGTTGACTTATTATGGGATTCCTCTTATTTTAAAAGCGATCAATCAGTCTTATGGAACAGCTTTTAATATTAATGCCATTCCAGCTGAGTTATTTGCAATTGTGGCTCTTGCCTTTAATGAGGCGGCTTATGCGAGTGAGACCATCCGGGCAGCCATTTTATCAGTGGATCCTGGTGAAATTGAGGCAGCACGTAGTCTTGGGATGACCAATCGTCAAGTTTATCGCCGGATTATTATTCCCAATGCAGCAGTCGTTGCAACTCCAACCTTAATCAATTCTCTCATTGGATTAACCAAGGGGACCTCGCTAGCCTTTAGTGCCAGTGTGGTTGAAATTTTTGCCCAAGCACGAATTATTGGGGGGAGCGATTTGAAGTACTTTGAACGCTTTATCACGGTATCGATTGTTTACTGGATTGTGAACATTCTCATTGAAATACTAGGCCGTCACATTGAACGTCGACTGGATATTGAGACTCCCGTAGCAATTGATTTACCAGATCAGGAGGTCCGGATCTAA